Proteins encoded by one window of Rhodamnia argentea isolate NSW1041297 chromosome 6, ASM2092103v1, whole genome shotgun sequence:
- the LOC115753178 gene encoding 60S ribosomal protein L21-1, which yields MPAGHGVRARTRDSFSRPFRKKGYIPLTTYLRTYKIGDYVDVKVNGAVHKGMPHKFYHGRTGRIWNVTKHAIGVEVNKQVGNRIIRKRIHVRIEHVQPSRCQEELKQRKVRNDELKAAAKARGEKISTKRQPEGPKPGFMVEGATMETVTPIPYDVVNDLKGGY from the exons ATGCCGGCGGGTCACGGAGTGAGGGCAAGGACGAGGGACTCGTTCTCTCGGCCCTTCAGGAAGAAGGGGTACATCCCGCTGACGACGTACCTCCGGACGTACAAGATCGGCGACTACGTCGACGTCAAGGTGAACGGCGCCGTCCACAAGGGCATGCCCCACAAGTTCTACCACGGACGCACCGGCCGCATCTGGAATGTCACCAAGCACGCCATCGGCGTGGAGGTCAACAAGCAG GTAGGGAACCGAATCATTAGGAAGAGGATCCATGTGAGGATTGAGCATGTTCAGCCCTCGAGGTGTCAGGAGGAGCTTAAGCAGAGGAAGGTCCGGAACGACGAGCTGAAGGCGGCGGCCAAGGCACGTGGGGAGAAGATCAGCACGAAGAGACAGCCAGAAGGTCCCAAACCCGGCTTCATGGTCGAGGGCGCGACCATGGAGACCGTCACTCCCATTCCATACGATGTGGTCAACGACTTGAAGGGCGGGTACTAA
- the LOC115753170 gene encoding putative pentatricopeptide repeat-containing protein At3g23330: protein MEVLSLTHVQTLFHAVTPQTQSNALYTNARKVQSNAAVAVKHGGTVLAHKAFDEMPLSSTFAWNNLIQTSVTSGDISHAILVYQQMLIRGVCPDKHTLPRVLAASRLAGDLLFGKQVHGHALKLGLQGDRYVGTALIEMYGWLDSVGAARSLFDKSTCKDSVLWTVLARLYVTESKPQLALDLFGEMVNSGVQIDSVALATAIGACGRLKSLHEGRKLQEIARRCGLESDVLVGNSLLQMYIDCESIIDARAIFDQMPSKDVISWTTIIHGYVKQGGFHESLKLFQHMNKDGIKPDALSISTLLPACARMTACKHGKEIHGHLLRSGMKLNLTIQNAIMDMYMKAGYIEYALKIFKGIDRRDVISWTVMILGYSLHGEGNLALSLFHKMEEDAGVQIDELAYGAVLHACVTACAVEEGKFYFNCIRNRNITHCTLMVSLLARAGLFDEASAFIEERQIERHVEVLRALLDGCRIHREVRLGKRIIEQLCELEPLNADNYVLQSNWFAHHKKWDMVDKCRGMMNDMGLRPQKAYSWIEHRNKVHTFGTGDVSHPRSEKIYWQVGQLMEKMQDKGPMRDSDFSLHDVDEERECSPMAHSEMLAVSFGLISKQAGTTIRVTKNHRVCDGCHDALKAISKLEQREVIVKDLHRFYHFRDGLCSCCDLQ, encoded by the coding sequence ATGGAAGTCCTTTCATTGACCCACGTTCAGACTCTGTTCCACGCCGTCACACCGCAGACGCAGAGCAATGCCCTTTACACAAATGCACGCAAAGTGCAAAGCAATGCGGCTGTGGCGGTTAAACACGGAGGCACTGTGCTTGCCCACAAGGCGTTCGACGAAATGCCCCTTTCAAGTACTTTTGCTTGGAACAACCTCATTCAGACCTCCGTCACCAGTGGAGATATAAGTCACGCGATTCTCGTTTATCAGCAGATGCTGATTCGGGGCGTTTGTCCCGACAAGCACACTCTGCCTCGCGTTCTGGCTGCATCTCGTCTCGCAGGTGACTTGTTATTTGGCAAACAGGTTCATGGGCATGCTTTAAAGCTTGGGTTACAGGGCGACCGCTATGTCGGTACTGCTTTGATTGAAATGTACGGCTGGCTTGATAGCGTAGGTGCTGCGAGATCCTTGTTCGATAAGTCCACTTGTAAGGACTCGGTTTTGTGGACTGTGCTAGCTAGGTTGTACGTGACAGAAAGCAAACCGCAGTTGGCTCTTGATCTGTTTGGTGAGATGGTGAACTCCGGGGTCCAAATTGACTCGGTTGCATTAGCAACTGCCATTGGCGCTTGTGGTCGGCTGAAGTCGCTTCACGAAGGAAGAAAACTTCAGGAGATTGCTAGAAGATGTGGACTGGAATCTGACGTTTTAGTTGGAAACTCACTATTGCAAATGTACATTGATTGTGAGAGCATTATTGATGCTAGGGCAATATTTGATCAAATGCCTTCTAAAGATGTTATTTCATGGACAACTATTATCCATGGTTATGTGAAGCAGGGAGGATTTCATGAGAGCCTGAAATTATTCCAGCATATGAATAAAGATGGAATAAAACCAGATGCACTTTCGATCTCTACTTTACTGCCAGCTTGTGCAAGGATGACAGCATGTAAGCACGGGAAGGAGATTCACGGGCACTTGCTCAGAAGTGGTATGAAACTCAATCTTACGATTCAGAATGCTATTATGGACATGTACATGAAAGCCGGATATATCGAATATGCCCTTAAGATTTTTAAAGGAATTGATCGAAGAGACGTCATTTCATGGACTGTGATGATTTTGGGCTATAGCCTACACGGAGAGGGAAACCTAGCTCTTAGTTTGTTCCATAAGATGGAGGAAGATGCAGGCGTTCAAATTGACGAATTAGCATATGGTGCAGTCCTCCATGCTTGCGTCACTGCTTGCGCTGTCGAGGAAGGGAAGTTTTACTTCAACTGCATTAGGAATCGTAATATCACACACTGCACTTTAATGGTTTCTCTTCTAGCTCGTGCTGGACTGTTTGATGAGGCAAGTGCCTTCATTGAGGAAAGGCAGATTGAACGGCATGTAGAAGTTTTGAGAGCACTGCTTGACGGGTGCAGGATTCACCGTGAAGTAAGATTAGGCAAACGCATTATTGAGCAGCTCTGTGAATTGGAACCTCTAAATGCTGATAACTACGTGCTGCAGTCAAACTGGTTTGCGCACCACAAAAAATGGGATATGGTCGATAAGTGTAGAGGAATGATGAACGACATGGGTTTGAGACCTCAAAAGGCTTATAGTTGGATAGAGCATCGAAACAAAGTCCACACGTTCGGAACTGGGGATGTCTCTCACCCAAGGTCTGAGAAAATATACTGGCAAGTAGGGCAACTGATGGAGAAGATGCAAGACAAAGGGCCAATGCGTGATTCAGATTTCAGCCTCCATGACGTGGATGAAGAGCGAGAGTGCAGTCCCATGGCACATAGTGAAATGCTGGCCGTCTCATTTGGTCTGATTAGCAAGCAAGCCGGTACGACTATTCGCGTGACAAAGAACCACCGAGTTTGTGACGGATGCCATGATGCTTTGAAAGCAATCTCCAAATTGGAACAGCGAGAAGTCATAGTGAAAGATCTGCATCGGTTTTACCATTTTAGGGATGGGCTGTGCTCTTGTTGTGATCTCCAATag
- the LOC115753171 gene encoding calnexin homolog: MMEERRNRLLAQALTVLLISFQICASDVIFYESFDEAFEGRWVVSEKGDYQGVWKHSKSEGHDDYGLLVSEKAKKYAIVNELDDVVSLKDGTVVLQYEVRLQSGLECGGAYLKYLRPQDAGWKVKEFDNESPYTIMFGPDKCGATNKVHFIFKHKNPKTGEYVEHHLKYPPSVPYDKLSHVYTAVLKPDNELRILIDGEEKKKANFLSAEDFEPPLIPPKTIPDPEDKKPEDWDERAKIPDPDAVKPDDWDEDAPMEIVDEDAVKPEGWLDDEPEEIDDPEATKPEDWDDEEDGEFEPPKVDNPKCATAPGCGEWKRPMKRNPAYKGKWHTPLIDNPNYKGIWKPQEIPNPDYFELERPNFEPIAAIGIEIWTMQDGILFDSILIASDEKSAESYRLTAWKPKFEVEKEKQKEEDKATGSDGLSAIHKKVFDVLYKVADVPLLEPYKPKILELIEKAEEQPNIAMGVLGSIAVIILTVFLKLLFGGKKPAANVAETRNEAAAETSNNQGSQGDKEDEDEKEDAAAAAAPRKRSNRRET, from the exons ATGATGGAGGAGAGGCGGAATCGTCTGCTGGCTCAGGCGTTGACGGTGTTGCTGATCAGCTTCCAGATCTGCGCTTCTGATGTG ATCTTTTACGAATCCTTCGACGAGGCTTTTGAGGGACGATGGGTCGTGTCAGAGAAGGGAGATTACCAAG GTGTGTGGAAGCACTCCAAAAGTGAGGGACATGATGATTATGGTCTTCTTGTCAGTGAGAAGGCAAAGAAGTACGCGATTGTGAATGAGCTTGACGATGTTGTGAGTCTTAAGGATGGAACTGTAGTTCTACAGTATGAAGTCCGACTCCAGAGTGGGCTTGAATGTGGTGGTGCGTACTTGAAGTATCTGCGTCCACAGGATGCTGGATGGAAAGTCAAGGAATTTGATAATGAGTCTCCATACACTATAATGTTTGGGCCGGACAAATGTGGCGCTACCAACAAGGTGCATTTCATTTTCaagcacaaaaaccccaaaactgGGGAGTACGTCGAACACCATCTCAAGTACCCTCCATCTGTGCCCTACGACAAACTCTCTCATGTCTACACTGCTGTATTGAAGCCTGATAATGAACTGAGGATATTGATAGATggtgaggagaagaagaaggctaATTTCCTCTCGGCTGAAGACTTCGAGCCGCCGCTCATCCCACCCAAGACAATTCCCGACCCAGAAGATAAGAAGCCAGAGGATTGGGATGAGCGAGCGAAGATCCCAGATCCCGATGCTGTGAAGCCAGATGATTGGGATGAGGATGCCCCGATGGAAATTGTTGATGAAGATGCAGTGAAACCCGAAGGTTGGTTGGATGATGAGCCTGAGGAGATTGATGATCCTGAAGCAACAAAGCCTGAGGATTGGGATGACGAGGAAGATGGTGAATTTGAGCCTCCCAAGGTTGACAACCCCAAGTGTGCAACAGCACCTGGATGCGGTGAGTGGAAGAGGCCAATGAAGAGGAACCCTGCATATAAAGGGAAGTGGCATACTCCTCTAATTGATAACCCGAACTATAAGGGCATCTGGAAACCTCAAGAGATCCCGAATCCTGACTACTTCGAGCTTGAAAGACCTAATTTTGAGCCAATAGCTGCAATTGGTATTGAGATTTGGACAATGCAAGATGGAATCTTGTTCGACAGTATCTTGATCGCAAGTGATGAGAAGTCGGCAGAGTCATACAGGCTAACAGCATGGAAACCCAAGTTTGAAGtggaaaaggagaaacaaaaggaagagGATAAAGCCACTGGTTCCGATGGACTCTCAGCCATACAT AAAAAGGTATTTGATGTCCTCTACAAGGTAGCAGATGTTCCTTTATTGGAGCCATACAAGCCTAAGATCTTG GAACTCATCGAGAAAGCTGAGGAACAGCCAAATATAGCAATGGGTGTACTGGGGTCTATTGCGGTTATCATCCTGACGGTTTTCTTGAAACTCCTCTTTGGCGGCAAGAAACCTGCG GCCAATGTAGCAGAGACACGGAATGAAGCGGCTGCTGAGACTTCCAACAACCAAGGTAGCCAAGGGGACAAGGAAGACGAGGATGAGAAGGAAGATGCTGCCGCTGCTGCAGCGCCTCGTAAGAGGTCTAACAGAAGGGAAACATAG
- the LOC115753172 gene encoding calnexin homolog — translation MEGRRIPRLVPALTLLLISFAFFQIRASEVIFYESFDEPFEGRWVVSEKDDYKGVWKHSKSGGHDDYGLLVSEKARKYAIVHELDEIVSLKDGTVVLQYEVRLQDGLECGGAYLKYLRPQDAGWKIKEFDNTSPYTIMFGPDKCGSTNKVHFIFKHKNPKTGEYVEHHLKNPASVPYDKLSHVYTAVLKPDNELRILIDGEEKKKANFLSAEDFELPLIPPKTVPDPNDKKPEDWDERAKIPDPDAVKPDDWDEDAPMEIVDEDAVKPEGWLDDEPEEIDDPEATKPEDWDDEEDGEWEAPKIDNPKCETAPGCGEWKRPMKRNPAYKGKWHAPLIDNPNYKGIWKPQEIPNPDYFELERPEFDPIAAIGIEIWTMQDGILFDNILIASDEKVAETYRETAWKPKFEVEKEKQKEEDKDTDSHDLSAIHKKVFDVLYKIADVPLLDPYKPKILDLLEKAEKQPNITVGVLVSIVVIILSFFFKILFGGKKPAVDVPEARSETAPETSDGQGGGEDEADEDEKEEAAAAPRRRSTRRET, via the exons ATGGAGGGAAGGCGGATCCCTCGGCTCGTGCCGGCGTTGACGCTGTTGCTGATTAGCTTCGCCTTTTTCCAGATTCGCGCGTCTGAGGTG ATCTTCTACGAGTCGTTTGACGAGCCATTCGAGGGAAGGTGGGTGGTGTCTGAGAAGGATGACTACAAAG GTGTATGGAAGCACTCCAAAAGTGGGGGACACGATGATTATGGTCTTCTTGTCAGTGAGAAAGCGAGGAAGTATGCAATTGTGCACGAACTTGATGAGATTGTGAGTCTTAAGGATGGCACGGTTGTCCTGCAATATGAAGTTCGACTCCAGGATGGGCTCGAGTGTGGTGGTGCATACTTGAAGTATCTTCGACCTCAGGATGCTGGATGGAAAATCAAGGAATTTGATAACACGTCTCCATATACTATCATGTTTGGACCAGACAAATGCGGTTCAACCAACAAGGTGCATTTCATTTTCaagcacaaaaaccccaaaactgGAGAGTACGTGGAACACCATCTCAAGAACCCTGCATCTGTGCCCTACGACAAACTCTCTCATGTCTACACTGCTGTATTGAAGCCTGATAATGAGCTGAGGATATTAATAGACggtgaggagaagaagaaggcaaaTTTCCTCTCGGCTGAAGACTTTGAGCTGCCACTCATCCCACCTAAGACAGTTCCTGACCCTAACGATAAGAAGCCAGAGGATTGGGATGAGCGAGCGAAGATCCCAGATCCCGATGCAGTGAAGCCAGATGATTGGGATGAGGATGCCCCGATGGAAATTGTAGATGAAGATGCAGTGAAGCCCGAAGGTTGGTTGGATGACGAACCCGAGGAGATTGATGACCCTGAAGCTACGAAGCCTGAGGATTGGGACGATGAGGAAGATGGGGAGTGGGAGGCTCCCAAAATTGACAACCCCAAGTGTGAGACAGCACCTGGTTGCGGTGAGTGGAAGAGGCCAATGAAAAGGAACCCCGCATATAAAGGGAAGTGGCATGCTCCCCTCATTGATAACCCGAACTACAAGGGCATCTGGAAACCTCAAGAGATCCCAAATCCCGATTACTTTGAGCTTGAGAGACCCGAGTTTGATCCTATTGCTGCCATTGGCATTGAGATTTGGACAATGCAAGATGGAATTTTGTTTGACAATATACTAATTGCAAGTGATGAGAAGGTAGCAGAGACATACAGGGAAACAGCATGGAAACCCAAGTTTGAAGTTgaaaaggagaagcaaaaggaggaggataAAGACACTGATTCCCATGATCTCTCGGCCATCCAT AAGAAAGTTTTTGACGTCCTCTACAAGATAGCTGATGTACCTTTACTGGATCCATATAAACCTAAGATCTTG GATCTTCTTGAGAAGGCAGAGAAACAGCCGAATATAACGGTTGGTGTACTGGTCTCCATTGTGGTAATCATTTTGTCGTTTTTCTTCAAGATCCTTTTTGGTGGGAAAAAACCAGCG GTCGATGTGCCGGAGGCACGGAGTGAAACAGCTCCCGAGACTTCCGACGGTCAAGGTGGCGGTGAAGACGAGGCAGACGAGGACGAGAAGGAAGAGGCAGCTGCTGCTCCTCGCAGGAGATCTACCAGAAGGGAAACTTAA